The DNA window TTTAGGTATGATCGGTACGGTCCGCCTGTCTGAGAAGCGATTATGACTACTTCTGGTAACTACGGGTCCggttctttctttgtttggAGATAGCGTCGGGATCTCTCTCCCGAAGGAATTTCTCTCCACAGCGGGTTGATTTTCAGGAAGCACCTCCCTAAATAAGGAATTCAAACGCGGTTTGGTTCCTTCCAATTTGCCTAGAATTGGACAAAGAAGCTAGATTCGGTcacggagagagagatgcCTCGAGAGAATAGATGTTTAACCAAAGTACGCTTAACGATAATGGATATTGAAAGTCTTCTGTGGATATACAATCAGGAAATGTTGTGCGCCAGAGATCATTGGCGAATTCCCCTAACTTTGTGGGGGTGGGTTATGTACCCCGCAAACCTGGTGGAGATTCCGATGGCCGTCTTGAGACAGTAACTAGCCGGTCGCCAAAATGACAGCGAAGGTTGTTGGTGCTTCGGTTAGGCCCGCCGAGGGAAGCATATAAGGTACATGCCTATAGCTGTGCCCTTGCTAGTTATCCACCCTGTGGTTGGGATTTTGTCAACTTCATTTCCAAAAGGAATTCTATCTCCAATTAAAGTAGCCAAATATGACTGCTTTCGAAGGGCAAGATGGCGACCAAATTGGAGATGCGGTCTCACCAGCCACTGATTTGAATAACACGGCTGCATCCTATGATGAAGCAGCCGATAAGGAGCTCGGCCAGCGCCCGGCCCTAAAACGCGAGCTTCAAAGTCGCCATATGCAGATGATTGCCATTGGTTAGTAGCccgagaaaaagaaacgagagaaaaaTGTCCTGTTTAGTGATCACGAACTAATCAATCATCCAAGGTGGTGCCATCGGAGCTGGTCTGTTCGTGGGGACTGGAGGTGCGCTTCAAGAGGGAGGGCCTGGAGCCTTGGTGAGTTGTAGTGTAGTCTGACCCGCAACTGCCATGATATACTAACTATGCCGTTTCAAAGCTCATCGCCTACATGATTGTTGGTGTTATGGTTCTGCTTACTGTCCAAGCCCTCGGGGAGCTTGCGGTACTCTACCCGGTGAATGGGGCCTTTTTCGACTACTGCGTCCGGTTCATCTCTCCGGCATGGTTAGGCCCTCTTCATTACTTACTGCGAAGGGACGAAATATGCTGATTCTCAACATAACAGGGGTTTTGCTATGGGCTGGGATTACGCCATCGGTTGGCTCGTTATCCTCCCATTCGAGCTTACAGCTGCGAGTATCACTATCCAGTTCTGGCGGGATGACCTGAATATGGGTATATGGGTAGCGGCTTTCCTGGCAGTACTATCTGTCATCCAAATATTTGGTATCCGCGGCTATGGAGAAGGTAATATGGATTGATCCCTATACTAATCTTAGCGTGACAGTCGATGCTAACGGTGGCATTAGTTGAATTTATTCTTGGGATAATCAAGGTCACGGCAATAATTGGATTTATAATACTCGGAATTGTGATTGACTGTGGCGGCGCCCCAAAAGGTGGTTATATTGGAGCCCACTACTGGCATAGTCCCGGCGCATTCACCACCTTTACCGGCTTCTGCTCTGTCTTCGTCACGGCTGCAGTGTCCTTTACTGGTACTGAGTTGACGGGGTTAGCTGCTGCCGAGTCCAAAAACCCTGGCAAGGCTATCCCTAAGGCGACTAAGCAAGTTTTCTGGCGAATTACGATTTTCTATCTCTTGGCAACCTTTATAGTAGGACTTATTGTGCCATATGATTCTAAATGGCTTCTAGGTTCTACTGGCGCTAACACTAAGGCGTCACCCTTTGTTGTGTCTATTCAGAACGCTGGTATCTCGGGTCTGCCGTCTGTGATGAACGCAGTCATCACAATTTCTGTTATCAGCGTTGCCAACTCCGCAACATTTGCTTCAAGCCGGACCTTACAGGCTCTAGCAGAGCAGAGAATGGCCCCTCAGATATTCGCATATATCGACAAGGCTGGGCGGCCACTCTACTGTGTTCTGCTACAGATTGCGTTTGGCTTCCTGGCGTTTATTAACGAGGCATCATCAACGGGAAATGCCATTTTCGACTGGCTCCTAGCCCTGTCAGGGGTGTCGCAGTTCATGCTCTGGGGCAGTATCTGTCTCGCTCATATCCGCTTCCGCAAAGCTTGGGCATATAATGGGCACGACTTCAAAGAACTCGCCTACTACGCACCATTTGGTGTAATCGGCAGCTGGATCGGCCTCGGGCTCAATGTGCTATGCCTCATTGCTGAGCTATATGTGTCTGTGATATCAAAAAGCGCAATGCTCTTCTTTGAGAACTACCTCGCGTTTCCGCTCaccatcgtcctcttcctaATCTGGATTGTCTACCTCAAATTTTCCAAAAAGATCTCACTTGGAGTGCGAGGACTGCTCCTCCTGAAGGTTCAAGATATTGATGTACTGAGCAATATCCGCGATGGTGCTCTCGACGTCAATCTGCAGCCTAAGGTTGAATATGACACCTGGGCAGAATGGATCAAAGCGGCGCCGACACGCATTTTGCACTCATTGTTTTGAGCACACTTTTGATAATAAAGAGATATCTTGAGGATTTTGTTATTAGTTCGGCTGGTAAACTGTAGAGACTAGAAATTGTGCGATACCAGGATTGATATCCAGCCTATACTAATTTATCGCTCGAATCTTATACCTCACCTGACTTAGATCGGTGGTCTCTGCAATTATTCCATTTTGCATTTCGCTACTTTCAAG is part of the Penicillium psychrofluorescens genome assembly, chromosome: 4 genome and encodes:
- a CDS encoding uncharacterized protein (ID:PFLUO_006474-T1.cds;~source:funannotate), whose protein sequence is MTAFEGQDGDQIGDAVSPATDLNNTAASYDEAADKELGQRPALKRELQSRHMQMIAIGGAIGAGLFVGTGGALQEGGPGALLIAYMIVGVMVLLTVQALGELAVLYPVNGAFFDYCVRFISPAWGFAMGWDYAIGWLVILPFELTAASITIQFWRDDLNMGIWVAAFLAVLSVIQIFGIRGYGEVEFILGIIKVTAIIGFIILGIVIDCGGAPKGGYIGAHYWHSPGAFTTFTGFCSVFVTAAVSFTGTELTGLAAAESKNPGKAIPKATKQVFWRITIFYLLATFIVGLIVPYDSKWLLGSTGANTKASPFVVSIQNAGISGLPSVMNAVITISVISVANSATFASSRTLQALAEQRMAPQIFAYIDKAGRPLYCVLLQIAFGFLAFINEASSTGNAIFDWLLALSGVSQFMLWGSICLAHIRFRKAWAYNGHDFKELAYYAPFGVIGSWIGLGLNVLCLIAELYVSVISKSAMLFFENYLAFPLTIVLFLIWIVYLKFSKKISLGVRGLLLLKVQDIDVLSNIRDGALDVNLQPKVEYDTWAEWIKAAPTRILHSLF